In the Glycine max cultivar Williams 82 chromosome 6, Glycine_max_v4.0, whole genome shotgun sequence genome, AATGTTAGCCATAAAATGTCTTAGGTTGAGGTCTCCCAAAAAGCATCACCAAATGACATTTGCCAAAAATAAGCCTCGATCAACGATGACCAAAAAATAGTCTCAAATGGTGTAAATCCGACTGATATTGGCCAAAAAAACATTGTAGCAACCTTTGGCCAAAAAGTATCCCTGATGGACATTGATTGACAAAAATCCTAATCGacgttggaaaaaaaatatgctaATGTTGGCCAAAAAATGTCATAGGTCGAGGTCTCCCaaaaagcatcaccggatgacatcaaccaaaaaaacCTAGTCGACatcgacaaaaaaaaaagcctctGCTAACAATGGATAAAAAATTGTCTCAAATGATGTAAATCCTATTAATATTGGCCAAAAACCATCACGATCgacattagtaaaaaaatagcaCTGCACGACAACAACCAAAAAATAGCCCTGAtcaattttggtaaaaaaaaatcactgatAGACATTGACTGACTTACAATGACTAAAAAACCATATCCGTCATCGACCAAAAAACAACCAACGTCAACTGATAATATTTTTTGGCAGATGATGTTTCTTGACAACATTAACAAAGCCTTTTTTTGTCGACATTGGCTAGAGTTTATTCCATCGATAATGCCAAGACATTTTATGATCAACAGCTGTCAGGACTATTTTTTGAATAACGTCAGCCAAGGTTTTTTTGCAGATGTTAGTCGAGCCTATTTTTCAACTGACATCGGCAAGGTCTTTTCTTGACCAATTTTGATTGGTTATGTCTTCAATTGACATAAGGCAAGGatattttgttgtttgatttcagctaaagttttatggttttttGCCTATACTATCCAACTTTACTTTAGTCCATGTCGGCCCAAGTGACAATATTCCAGTTACGGATCGCTTGATGACAAGTGGAAGGCGCCACTTCCAGCAATGGAAGATAAGCCAAAGGAAGACGTCTCAAGAGTGATGGGCAGTCCCTGATAAGTCCAAAGGGTTAAGCCTGAAACCTAAAGAATACTTTCATAATACACAAGTATTTGTCTGAAAATTCAAGTTTGATCATTCCATTGCAATATCGTGTACATATAGGTAGTCAACCTTTAATTAGTCTAAATGCACCATTTATTGCAATTATGAACACAAGACTTTAATTCCTAGTAGTGCACATGAAAAGACACCAAGGCTATTAGCCactaaaataagtaaaagaaaaaatgaaaataaaagaaatacaacaCTATTTGATTCTAAAAAGATGAAAGTCAACAACAACATCCTCCAGCTCATGGGTCTTCAATAATAATCATGCACTGAAATAATTTTGGTTCAATGTCCTTCACCGCAAGTACAACTTCAAGAATTATTGCTACCACTTGTTGTAGAGTCTCCTCCGCCTTTCTGGCTCTGGCTCTGGTATAGGTCCTCCTAGTCCCTGTGTTagtctttgagcttcaatgtcCTCATCATCAGGGATATTTTTTGGTCGACATCTGCCGAAGCTATTGTTTGGACAAAGCTTTAGTCGATGTCAACCCAAGTTCTTTCGTCTAACATTGGCTGAACCTTTTTTTAATTGACTTCTACTAGGACCATTTTTGAGCTGAGGTCAACCAAGGTTTTTCATCCAATGTCTATTTTGACCATTTTTGGTTGGCATCAACTACGATTTTGCaagcaagaaacaaaatttaactGCTCTATCTACAGCTGAGGCTAAATATGTGTCTGTTGCAAGTAGTTGTTCATAATTGTTATGGGTAAAGTATTAGCTAGAAGATTACTCTAGTATTAACAATGAATTATGACAACACTAGTGCAACCAACCTATCTAAAAATCCCATACAACATTCAAAGGCTAAGCATATTGAGATAAGATATCATTTCATCCATGATTATGTGCAAAAAGGTGTTTTGATATAAAGTTTGTAATAGATCATCAATGGGTTGATATCTTTACTAAGCCTTTGTCTGAAGAATACTTCGTTTGTATAAGGGAACATCTAAATATGACTAATTTACCAAATTAATGAAATATCTATTTTCAGATGACAACATTGTCTTACTttcttatcattaatttattgggACTAATGTTTGTAAAGTGTACAAAGGGAAGATGAAACATGTTCACAAAGACAAAAACGTTTTCAGCCTTTTATTGAGAAATGTGCACCATTGTGGCCATGATTgagaaacaattttcaaaatatatttaatgagatTTGAGTTGTTATGTCAAtctttcttgctcttctttttgaaaaactatAAAAGGAAAAACGCGAGCACTTGTAGAagttcttgaaattttttagcTCTCAGAAGTATTTGTGCTTGTGCAAAATCATCTTCTGAAAACTCataaaacttgaaaattttctttcttttcaaaatctCTTTGTGAACAATGCACCTCTAAGGAAGAACGGGTCCTCTAGCATCCTCGCCATCAACAATGTTGAAGATGCCACTCAAGTTTTCCCTAAAGACTAGTTTATCCTTAGGAAGTGGACAAACTTTCAAAGCTTGAAGGAGGACGACTTTGGTGTGAACTGTTTGTTTGACAGGGTGGGTTGGACTTCCTTTTTTGAAAAGTTCAGCACTTGCCACTATGGGCCCTATGCTCTCTCCTAGAGAACTGCTAGGCATGACGGAGTCAGCATCAGAGGGACTATTGCTGGGACTCAGGTGGTAATCTCTCCAACCACCAATATTGCTGGATCTAGATGTGCTCTGGATGGTCTGACAATTAGCAAAGACTGGGAGAAGGAGTTAACCTAGAGAAACCGTGGATAAGTTGCTCTATGGAATGCCTCATCTAGACAGAGGTGACAAAAAGGTTCTCAACACCTTCGTGAGGACATCCAACTTGATCTACATGTGTAGGATGATCCACAGTGTGTTATTCAACATACTCATGCCTAAGGTAGGCTCAAGGGACTATGTCAAGGACAAATCTTTTTTGCATCTATAAGATTATGGTAAGTGAGAATGTGAATGTGCCTgagatcatcttcttctactaGATGTAGGCCTTCAAGGACAAGTTCAACCCTAAGGTGAAGAAGAACCCCAATCTTTATGGAATGCTCTTCACCCAAATCTTGAGGCTAGATGGAGTGGAGGTTTCTTTGATGGATCCATCATCTGGAGCCACTCAGCTGAATGGGGCTACCTTCGTGAAGATGGGAATTGCTAAAAATTTCCCAGAGTATGTGCAAAGGcatataaagaaagaaatgattgaGACTCCTCTGTCTAATGTTGATCAGACTATAGGAACTCAAGCTAATCCTTTAGATCTTGAGTCTGGAGTGTCTTATCAACAAGCGCAGGGGGAGCAAGCCAAGCCAAGCCAACCCAGACACAAACTACCCATCAAAAGAAAAGACCACCCACCATCTTCTAACTTGCAACCCTTATCCTCAGTCAAAAAGCCAAGAACCCAACCTCCATCTGAcctcaaaaagagaaaaagttcAGACTCAGACTCAGACCATGCACCCAAACCCAAGAAACCTACCATCAAAATCAAACCTTTCAGCCTTAACCACCAACTGAACCTTTACCATCATCTCCTAAACCTGCTTAGAACCTTGGACCTTCTCAACCAACTTCAGTCACACCATCATCTAAGATGGAAATCTTAGAAACACCTACCCATGTACCCTCACCTTCCTTAACCTTTCCTTCCCAACCAACACCCAAGTTTTCTTCACCCCCAAACAATGTTATCTTGTTGATGCTAAGAGAATAGCAAGAGCAGAAAAGGCCATGAAAAAGAAGGTTGaagcagaaacaaaaaaaaaggttgttACCCTTGAAGGACAAGCTTCAAAGGATATTcctgaaaattttataatagagTCTTTGAAGACCTCGACAAAGAAAGAGGAGTTGAGACAGACAATTGCTAGTGATCAAGTACCTGATGAAGTGGTACTTGAAGCTATCAAAGTTGTGTTTAAGGAAGACCTGCAGAAGGCAGAGTTTGATGCCAATGTGTAATTAGCCTGGGAAACaagtgctaaaatattttttgcagTGTCTGCTGAAAGAGACACAAAGCTCCAACCAGCTATGGTGGAAGACGCAATAGCTAAAGAAGAAAGTAAGGCTCTGGATGTTACAATGCTTCAATATGTTATTAAAGTCTCATTGCAAGGGTTTGATGTTGTTGCTGAGTCAGACACCGTTGAAACAAACCCTGGGGTTGTACCTTTGCACCCTCATCCAATTACAACTGAAGATGAAGCTATtgttgatgctttccttgcttAACTTATGTCAGAAGCAGACATCTCTAGATTGTAAAGCATCTATGGAGCTACTGAGAATGTTCACTTCGATGCTATGGAAGTTAGACTGGAAATTAGGAAGAAGGTTGACACTGTTGTTGCACCTTAActcttaattgatattttcaaCAAACTGCATCAACATCTGAGCAGACCAAACAAAGACTCAACTAATTGGTTGCTGCTTTCAAGATCTCAACCTCAGACTGAACTGGAGCTAGTGCTTGTTTTGGATGAAAATGTCAAACTTTTTCATGGCGTCAAGGGATACAAATTGTCTAAAGGGAAAACCAGCAACCAAGCATGGAGAGAAAAGATAGATATTGACACCCAACGCTTAGACCTAGAAATGCATAAGATTGAGCttcaaaagttaaatttgatCAAGCTAGGAAAAGAAGGTGTGTTAGGCATTGATCCCTTCCCTTATTCATTTTCTAAGACCTGAAAGGAATAAGAGGTCCATGCTCTGTCCAATTACTTTGGAAGAGCAGGTCATATcaaggaatccttttcctctaaACCTCAACAACAACATCTTCGAACACAAATCATTTGACAGGTCAATGTAGTTCTTCCTTGGAACCATGCTTGGTTGGGGGAATCCTTCTACACGGAGGACATCTACCTTGAAGATCCTGAGATGAGTCCCAACTTTTCAAAATGGGAGTTCTCATATTATGGCTTGCAATTGCATCTATGCCTCAACCAGTACAAAGAAGAAATAACGGAAATGCAAGCTTCCTTCAGGAAACTACAACAACTAAACTTGTATCTGCCTTTTATGTTGAGCTCTTAGTTTCTATGTCTTGCACACTCTGGAACTAAGTTCCAATTAGTAGTAGACAAGCCAATTCTTATTCCTAAGGCAACCTGCTACAAGGGTAAAGAGAAGTTGCTTGAAGATGATAAAGATACACCCCCAATGGTATGTTAAAGCAAGACCAGGAAAACTCTTCAAACATGAAGTAGGTGCACTGCATTAAAATAAGGAACTAACAAGTGGGGATTGGCAAGCTCTACAAAGGTACCACAGATTAGGAGCTCACTACTATGGTCTGGAACCTAAGGAGATGCCACCATCAAATGGACTTCATCACAAGACTAGGCATTGTTATCAGACTATTAATCACAATCCCTTTTGTGGTTGATTCACCATCAAATCATGTCTGACAAAGGAAGAGAGACTTTGCTACTATGTCTGAGTGCAACTTCTCATTCACTGTTGAGCTTCCATACTCCACTTTCACATACGTTCATCAAGTATAACCCATCATTGAAGAGGTAAAATTTGATTATGAGGCCCTTGTTGATGTTGTTGATATGGCCATAAAAGTCTACAACGACCCTCTTCCATCCCAAAAGTATTTCTGATTTCTTGAGACTACTTTGTTCAGAACAAGGGAGGTGTTTGCTAAAGCTTTTCGTGATGGAAAATCCTTGGAGAGCACCTATTTAGGAAATATGTTGATGCTTTCTTGGATAGTTCATCTGATGAAAATTTTGGGGATGTGTTCTTTTGCAAGCttgaaaagaaggaagaagctACCATACAAAAGGGGGAGAAGAAGTAAAAAGATGAAGAATGCAACCATTTTATTTGCTTTTACACTTTGACTTGTGTGaatgaataaaatgtttaagCAAAGTTGTATAGTCCTAATGGACGCATAACAAGAGATACTCAATGTTATAACACTAGTTCTTAAGGGTAGTGGATATGAGTTCTTTTATCAGCGCATTGGACAATGGTTTGATAAATTCACTTTAAGCACAGTTTGCCACTTGTGAGTGGTTGCTTACTTATAAAGGCTTGTATAATAGTTTGTGTAGACTTTGAAGCTTATTATGTAGTAGGTCTTGTTTGCTTAGACAAGAACTCATCAATAATCAACAATTTATATCTTTGTTAATCGTCAAAATCTAAAGTAGGAATGAGTCTTCCAGTGATCATGAGATTGTCCAAAGTTAACACGAGAGACACTAAAAGTAATCCAAAAGCGAAGACTATACAACCTCCCTAGTTTCTCTCAATTCCCCACCGAAACAGCTTTGTCCACTAACTCCCTATTCCATCACATGATCCTCTCACTTGTCCATACGTGAGGCAAAGACATAAACGAAAAATAcaccaattcaaaataacaCTGAAACATGAACCTCAACCACGTCCAAAAATGCAATTGTAGTATATTTAGTGAAATGAAGGCCTTGAAAGagattaagagagaaaaatgaagggatCAAACATAGGGTTAGGTCGGATCTTACTTGTAGAGGAGAACATGTGTGACCAAAGCGCAAGCCAcctttatctctctctctctcacaacCCTCTCATCGCTATCATGGACAATGACATCTTTGCTAACAATTCTTGTTGTGTTGAGCTTGTTAACATGTGGATGGAGAAGGGTTTGGGGCATGACTTACAAGGTATTGCTAGAGAGCTCGTTGGGAGAAGGGGTTCATTTGGTTTGGGTTTAGGACTAAGAGAATTTCATTTGTGTGGCAGAAAgggaaaatttgaaaaaaaaaacattttaaaatattaaattaaatgaatattttattattaaaaaggtTTACAACTATCATATTTCAATAGGGTTGCTTGATTTGTCGAAGGAAAAATGTTAGGCTCTTTagtatttctcttattttaattaaatttataaatttataaatttattaaagagCAAATTATAACAACACCTCCTAAGGTTTTCACTAATTACACATGCATTTCCTCCTTTATCAAACATTTCTTTAGCACTCCCTCTTCTAATGCCGTtaaacttttgttatttttttaaaaattgaattacaatTATACCGTtatcaacttttttaaaaaataatatttgtttaagaaaaaatattaataactcTTCACTTACTCTCCATTCCCTAACATTCCACAGCACCACCATTACCCATACGATCTTCACCCATGGAAATCAGTCAGACCACACAACCCAACACACCACCACCACCCAAATCTGCCACTCTGGACCACCATTAACGTCACCCAACTCACCCTCACCAATCCAAACTTCGACCCCAGTACCTCCATAACCTGACCCATACGGCCTTCCACCCAAACCATCGCATAACCTTTAGATAAGTCTTTCCGCGGCGGCTTCCCTCGCTAACTCAGATGCCTTCGCCATGTCCTTGAACAAGCCAATGTTGATCTCCGATAGTGTTTGTTGTTGGTGCTAAGCGAACCAATGGGTGGAGGTGCTTGTTCGAGTTTGGGTTGGGATGCGGTTTGATGCCTTTCTTTGTCCAAGGCTTTGcgtttcttcttcctttctgtGGGCTTGATGTGATTCTGTTTTTTATTGAGTGGTTTTAGAGAATCGTTGGCAAAGAGGGTTTGTTCCTCGGTAGCAGAGTTCTCTTTTCTTAGTGTTACTACCCATGGGGTGTTGTGGCGGAAGATGACATCGGAAGTAGAGTTTTTTTTCCCAAGATTTTTTGTTTCGTTTTCTATTTCTTGTAttgatttttagtattgatttcttttgagatttttttttgtatttatttctaTTGATTCTTGTTTGAGattgtgtaataatttttctttttgatagtTTTTGTTTCCCTTCTTGATtgagatctcttgatttttagcTCATGATATTTTTGGTGTTGCTTTATGAATTTGTGCAATGTATAAACAAATTTGAACTCTTAATTACTCAAGTGATGGGAACAAGGACATCTtggaaaaaatcattaaaacatCATGTGCTAGTCACATGCATAATTTGTTATCAGTGTTTGGGACACAAGGAGTGTCACTCTAATGAGAATGCAAAAGTTGCATAggataaaggaaagaaaaatatatatatatatatatatatatatatatataattagtgaaaatctcaaaaggtattattataatttacattttataaaattaaaacatcataCGCTACACATGTATAATCCTTTATTGGTGTTTGGGACATAAGGAATGCTAATGTAACAAGAATGCAAAAGTTGcataagataaagaaaaagaaaagaatggatATGTAATTAGTGAAAATCTCATGAGGtattattgtaatttataaaaataagacggattgtatttatgtttttcaagaaagtaaaaaaaaaaaaaaatctgggcATTCGCTAAGCGGCGCGCTTAGATCTGTACATGTAATCCATGTATAAATAAACCTTATAACAATTTTTCAAGAACtccaatttcattttcattttttctttttctatttttaattgtcTCTGATTTTCTCGTAGAACGCGTTTCTTGCCACTCCGAAAAACAAGAGGTACCTTCCCCTCACCGCCACgatattctttgttctttcaatcgaatttcttttttttctcgatTAGTCCAACGTAATCATCAATCCACACGACACACGACCTCAAACGAACTCGAGCATGTTTTTCCCGTGATCTTGTTGGATTCTAGGTTTTTCCGAACCCGAAAATTTGCTGttatttttcctcttatttatttactattgaTTGATCAACAGGAAAAAATTGGAAGTTTTCAAGGATGTTAGAACAGTTACTGATATTTACAAGAGGAGGGTTAATCCTCTGGACTTGTAAGGAACTTGGGAACGCTCTGAAAGGTTCACCTATCGATACCTTGATCCGTTCCTGTCTTTTGGAGGAGCGATCTGGTGCGGCAGCATACAATTATGATGCCCCTGGTGCTTCCTACACCCTCAAGTGGACCTTCCACAATGATCTTGGTCTTGTTTTTGTGGCTGTTTACCAACGGATCCTTCACCTCTTATATGTGGAGGATCTGCTTGCTATGGTGAAGCGCGAGTTTTCGCAAGTTTATGATCCCAAAACGACTGCATACCCCGATTTCGATGAGACCTTTAGGCAGCTGAAGATGGAGGCCCTGGCTCGCACCGAGGATTTGAAGCGGTCGAATTCAAATCCTGTTGCCGGGAATGCGAAGAAGCAGGTGCAGGGGAATGATAAATCTGGATTTGAGGGAgggaataagaagaagaagagtggtGGTGGTGCGGATGGCGACGATGGCAAGCGGAAGTTGGAGAATGGACACTCCAATGGAAATTTTCTTGTTGCTAAAGATACTAACCTGAGTAGGGATGTGAATGGTAGACATAATGGAAGTCCCAATGTTGGGGCTTTTGATGTACATAAGCTTCAGAAGCTTAGGACCAAAGGTGGGAAGAAGACTGATACTGTTGTTGCCAAGGCCTCCAAGGCAGAGCCAAACAAAAAAGTCACGAAGAAAAATAGAGTTTGGGATGAAGCTGCAACTACAGAAACTAAACTGGACTTTACCGATCATTCCGGTGAGGATGGGGAGAGGAACATAGATTTTGTTGTGGCTGCTGATCAAGGTGAAAGTATGATGGATAAAGAAGAGATTGTTAGCAGTGAAAGTGAGCAGGAAGAGGAGGACGAGGATGAGGAGGATGCAGGGAAGAACAGAAAGCCTGATGCCAAAAGCAAGGGTTGGTTTTCATCCATGTTCCAGAGGTAAGACTACCCTGTATTCTAATATATCTTGCCTAGGGTCATTGCTTATCTTTTTGTTAAGTTGTCTGAATATCTTGCTGAAACTATCTGTAGTTTAACGTATATGCTGTATTACTATTGACCTATgggtttgtttgtttcatgCTGGAAGTCTTCAAAATCTATATGTAACTGTATATTACTATCAGTTTGTGCAGTATTGTGTTACTAGTTTTGCTGGAATATTGTGTTGCTAATAAAATTGTGTTCTGTAAATTTTCTTCAATTGGAGCCTTATAGGTGAGAAATCAGCTCTGTATCATGCAATATTTGGCACTTTATATGCATGTATCTTCACTAAATCCTCTTAGTTCACTTTGTAAATTGTAATGGAATTAGGTGTTCTATCActttattagaaaatttaagAATTGGGTAGAGGAGGGGAACAAAATAAAGTTGTTATTCTTGTTCTTGAAATTTCATCCTCTTACATGACGAATCAAGTTCCATTTTGGATAATCAAGGGAAGTTTGTCTTGCTTCCTGTTCCCTCTTCCTGATGTTTACTGACATTAAGCATACGACTATTAGAGTAGTATAAAGGGAGGTGCAGTATTCAACTGCACACTCACTTAACTATGTTAGTCACTGAGTTAGTCACTCAGTTAGTTAAGAGTCAGTAATAACTAATTGTTCTAGAACTCTATAAATACTTCTCTTTGTAACAGAAATCAGTTACCCAATCATAAAAACAACTTCTGATTCTAAagttctttctctcttttactctttatcttttatcttcttcAGTTCTGTTAAGAACTCTTTTATGGTATCTAGAGCTCGGTGACGATCATCAATAGCGTCACAACAGAATGCATTGCTTTCTGCTTCTTTGTTCCTGAATTCAATTTCTCACAAGCTTGAACCAGTTATCAAGTCCCATCGACTTCAGCCATTTGTCGCAAATCCACAGATTCCGCTCTTCTTCCTCTCTGAAGATGATGGTGACGCTGGCATTGAGAATCCAGCATATGAAAGTTGGGAGCAACATGATCAAGCGCTCCTCACATGGCTTCAATCGACACTCTCTACATCGATTTTATCGCGAGTTCTAGGATGCACCCACTCCTATGAGGTTTGGGAACACATTCATGATTATTTTCACAAGCAAACGATAGCCACAGCTCGTCAACTTCGCACTCAGCTTCGAGCTACGACACTTGCAGGCAAATCGATGCATGAGTTTCTGTCGCAGATTCGAGCAATTTCTGATTCTCTTGCTTCCGTTGGAAGCCTGATTATGCTTCAAGAGCATATTGATTCTATTCTTAAAGGTCTTTCGCCGGATTATCATCTGATTATTGTGATTATTGAAAGCAAATTTGAACCCCAGCCTATTGATCAACTTGAGGCGTTTTTATTGGCTCATGAATTGCGCTTGAACAAGTTCAAGCAATCTTTCTCTGATTCTTCCTCAATTAATCTAACTCAGGTGGCAAACAAATAGGATCCTGAAAGCTTCTCCAATTTTCGTGGGGGTTCTAGCCGTGGAGGTAGTTACAGTGGTGGTTTTAACTGCAATGGTGGTTGTCGTGGTGGCAGTGGCCATGGTTGTGGTGCAGGCTGCTTCACCAATTTTAAATGTGAAGTGCATTACAAGTATGGGCACACTGCTTCTGTTTGtcattttctctttgatgaAAACTATCAGCCAAATTCCTCTTTAGTTCTTCGTGATCCTACCTCGCAGAATTATAAGCCTCAGAATCAGTACAATAGTGCTTCTGGTCAGAGTAGTGCTGACCCTAATTCTGGGCTGTATTATGGTGATTCTCGTCCCTCAAATGTCTGGACCAATAACAATTACAAGTCTGCTAATTCTGGAAGTAACCCCAACCCTAGTGCTTTATTAACCAAGGTCCCTAATCACGACTTCCACAAATAACAATTGGATTCCAGATTCAGGTGCCTCCTTTCATGTAACTGGAGAGTTTCAAAATATTCAACAAATTGAGCCTTTTGAAGGACCTGATCTAATTTTCATTGGCAATGGTCAAGGTTTGCCCATTTGTTCCTCTGGTTCTTCCTCCTTTATCTCTCTCTATAATACTAAAATCTCTTTATCTCTTCATCATCTATTGAATGTGCCTCATATCACTAAAAACCTTATTAGTGTCAGCCAGTTTGCTAAAGATAATAGAGTCTTTTTTGAGTTTCATCCTAAATTGTGCTGTGAAATCTCAGGTAACCAATGAGGTCTTGCTTCAAGGTAATGTTGGTCCTGATGGTCTTTACAGCTTCT is a window encoding:
- the LOC100805636 gene encoding signal recognition particle receptor subunit alpha, yielding MLEQLLIFTRGGLILWTCKELGNALKGSPIDTLIRSCLLEERSGAAAYNYDAPGASYTLKWTFHNDLGLVFVAVYQRILHLLYVEDLLAMVKREFSQVYDPKTTAYPDFDETFRQLKMEALARTEDLKRSNSNPVAGNAKKQVQGNDKSGFEGGNKKKKSGGGADGDDGKRKLENGHSNGNFLVAKDTNLSRDVNGRHNGSPNVGAFDVHKLQKLRTKGGKKTDTVVAKASKAEPNKKVTKKNRVWDEAATTETKLDFTDHSGEDGERNIDFVVAADQGESMMDKEEIVSSESEQEEEDEDEEDAGKNRKPDAKSKGWFSSMFQSIAGKANLEKSDLEPALKALKDRLMTKNVAEEIAEKLCESVAASLEGKKLASFTRISSTVHAAMEEALIRILTPRRSIDILRDVHAAKEQRKPYVVVFVGVNGVGKSTNLAKVAYWLLQHKVSVMMAACDTFRSGAVEQLRTHARRLQIPIFEKGYEKDPAVVAKEAIQEASRNGSDVVLVDTAGRMQDNEPLMRALSKLIYLNNPDLVLFVGEALVGNDAVDQLSKFNQKLADLATSPNPRLIDGILLTKFDTIDDKVGAALSMVYISGAPVMFVGCGQSYTDLKKLNVKSIVKTLLK